In Streptomyces sp. RFCAC02, the following proteins share a genomic window:
- a CDS encoding Hsp70 family protein produces the protein MGGFALRGRLGAGGMGQVFLGRSPGGRAVAVKVVHPHLARQPEFRRRFRREVAAARAVSGAFTAPVVAAGPDDDPPWLATVHVPGPDLAEAVRETGPLPEDAVWSLAAGLAEALQAVHAAGLLHRDLKPSNVLMAADGPRVIDFGIARTLEGTVLTHTGQVIGSPGYMSPEQIEGGHVGPAGDVFSLGAVIAYAAGAVEPFGEGAPLAVMHRVVNGRARLDHLHGPLRELAGSCLAKNPAERPALPAILDRITAHWQPADDVPGGSPWPAAVTALIHDRDIPPTAAYTMPAGSATTHSAPTVTSPPEGARGGDGQRHAERTRSSPPGTSGKGTPRRPVIGIDFGMTTCAMSVFEGRRVRPIPNAEGATTTPSVVSVLDDGSVLVGTAAERQAVLHPDHTVRAVGSKLGTEWSVTRGPTRLAAEDAVRLLLARLRKDAEAHLGGQLGGTVLTVPVAFGLGRRTALYRAGEEAGLRVLRIINAPSATAMAYGMSRDDDSTVLILDLGGGTLDVAVVAVDDGVVEVRGTAGTARLGGDDWDLRIVQQLTDRVRRQYGVDLTNDAVTTQRLRQAAEAAKRELSTARSASVRLPFLGSGPLLLDEVLTRDQFEACTRDLLERCRTAMEQALEDAGHTFEDIDRVLLAGGASRMPAVGALVRRLACGREPHRGLAPESVVTGAALQAGVLTGAVKDVLLLDVHPVSLGVETLGGVMSKVFQRNTTIPTKVSAEFTTHSDNQRAMVVHVVEGERAEVARNRTVAVLELNLPPAPAGVPRVEVTADVDAAGIFHVTAKDLGSGNSAASTVNRATVDSAVGLVRSPRWAGLRGLVPRPVPAATD, from the coding sequence CCCGAGTTCCGGCGCCGTTTCCGCAGGGAGGTGGCGGCCGCACGGGCGGTCAGCGGCGCGTTCACGGCGCCGGTGGTGGCCGCGGGGCCGGACGACGATCCGCCGTGGCTCGCGACCGTCCACGTACCGGGGCCGGACCTGGCCGAGGCCGTGAGGGAGACGGGGCCACTGCCGGAGGATGCGGTGTGGTCGCTCGCGGCCGGGCTCGCGGAGGCGCTGCAGGCCGTTCATGCCGCCGGGCTGCTCCACCGTGACCTCAAGCCGTCGAACGTACTGATGGCCGCCGACGGGCCGCGCGTGATCGACTTCGGCATCGCCCGGACGCTGGAGGGCACGGTCCTGACGCACACCGGTCAGGTGATCGGGTCGCCGGGCTACATGTCCCCGGAGCAGATCGAGGGCGGCCACGTGGGGCCGGCCGGTGACGTCTTCTCCCTGGGAGCGGTGATCGCCTACGCGGCCGGCGCTGTCGAGCCGTTCGGCGAGGGCGCGCCCCTGGCGGTCATGCATCGGGTGGTCAACGGCCGGGCGCGCCTCGACCACCTGCACGGCCCGCTCCGTGAGCTGGCCGGGAGCTGCTTGGCGAAGAATCCGGCGGAGCGGCCCGCCCTGCCGGCGATCCTCGACCGGATCACGGCGCACTGGCAGCCGGCGGACGATGTCCCCGGCGGCTCCCCCTGGCCCGCGGCCGTGACCGCCCTCATCCACGACCGGGACATCCCGCCGACCGCGGCGTACACCATGCCCGCCGGCTCCGCCACGACCCATTCCGCGCCCACCGTCACGTCGCCGCCGGAGGGAGCCCGGGGCGGTGACGGACAACGGCACGCGGAACGGACCCGGTCGTCACCTCCGGGGACGAGCGGGAAGGGGACGCCCCGGCGCCCCGTCATCGGCATCGACTTCGGGATGACGACGTGCGCGATGAGCGTCTTCGAGGGCAGGAGGGTCCGGCCGATACCCAACGCCGAGGGCGCCACGACGACACCGAGCGTGGTGTCGGTCCTGGACGACGGGAGCGTCCTCGTGGGCACGGCCGCCGAGCGGCAGGCCGTCCTCCATCCCGACCACACCGTGCGGGCAGTGGGGTCGAAGCTGGGGACGGAGTGGAGCGTCACGCGGGGTCCCACGCGGTTGGCGGCGGAGGATGCCGTCCGGCTGCTGCTCGCCCGGCTGAGGAAGGACGCCGAGGCACACCTCGGCGGGCAGCTCGGCGGGACGGTCCTGACCGTGCCCGTCGCCTTCGGGCTCGGCCGGCGGACGGCGCTGTACCGAGCCGGCGAGGAGGCGGGGCTGCGCGTCCTGCGGATCATCAACGCCCCCTCGGCCACGGCGATGGCGTACGGCATGAGCCGGGACGACGACAGCACGGTGCTGATACTCGACCTGGGCGGAGGCACGCTCGACGTGGCGGTCGTCGCCGTCGATGACGGCGTCGTGGAGGTCAGGGGCACCGCGGGGACGGCGCGTCTCGGCGGGGACGACTGGGACCTGCGCATCGTTCAGCAGCTCACCGATCGCGTGCGGCGCCAGTACGGCGTGGACCTCACCAATGACGCGGTGACGACGCAACGGTTGCGGCAGGCGGCCGAGGCGGCGAAGCGGGAGTTGTCGACGGCGCGGTCCGCGTCCGTCCGGCTGCCCTTCCTGGGCAGTGGGCCGCTGCTCCTCGATGAGGTGCTCACCCGCGATCAGTTCGAGGCGTGCACCCGTGACCTGCTGGAGCGCTGCCGTACCGCCATGGAGCAAGCGCTCGAAGATGCCGGGCACACGTTCGAGGACATCGATCGGGTGCTGCTGGCCGGCGGTGCCTCCCGGATGCCCGCCGTGGGGGCACTGGTCCGCCGTCTCGCCTGCGGTCGGGAGCCCCATCGCGGCCTGGCCCCGGAGAGTGTGGTCACCGGCGCGGCGCTCCAGGCGGGTGTCCTGACGGGGGCCGTGAAGGACGTGCTGCTCCTCGATGTCCACCCCGTCTCCCTCGGCGTCGAGACGCTGGGCGGCGTGATGTCGAAGGTGTTCCAGCGGAACACGACGATTCCCACGAAAGTCAGCGCGGAGTTCACCACGCACTCCGACAACCAGCGAGCGATGGTGGTGCATGTCGTGGAGGGCGAGCGCGCGGAGGTGGCGAGGAACAGGACGGTCGCGGTGCTCGAACTGAACCTTCCTCCCGCCCCTGCGGGCGTACCACGGGTCGAGGTGACGGCGGACGTTGATGCCGCCGGGATCTTCCATGTCACTGCGAAGGACCTCGGCTCCGGGAACTCTGCGGCGAGCACCGTCAACCGAGCGACGGTGGACAGTGCGGTCGGGCTCGTCCGCTCGCCCCGGTGGGCCGGCCTGCGCGGTCTCGTCCCCCGCCCTGTGCCCGCGGCCACGGACTGA